The DNA region CAGCTCCGCCCGTTTCAACAACGCATCTCCTCTTTCCTCCGTCGATAGCGACTTTTTAGTCATAGAAGATAAAGCCACATCCAGAGCATCGATCGCCGAAGATCGGAAACCCTGCAGATCCAATGCTAGGGCTTTGAGAATATGCGGAGCAGCATCTCGAGGATCCAGAGCGATCGCTTTATCTGCTTCCTCTGCGGCAGAGTTAGCCAGCGACGATATGGAGGAGCTGTCCTTTTCAGATCTGGCTTTATCGAGAAGCTGAGCTCCGAGGACGAAGTGACGCTTGGCTTGGATACCAGATCTTGCTCGCCGTTCGCAAAACTTTTGGAAAAGATCTTGAGGTATGTTTTGCATCCAAAGGAACATGAAAACTGAAACTAGAATCACGACCGCTTGTAGAATGATATCGAAAATCATCATTTTATCGCTATTGAGAAGAAAGTAAGAAAAATCGAAGGTTGTCTCTGTTGTAATAGAAAAAGGTATTGATCAGGACATGAATCGGCTTGCAATTGAAGGATTCATGGAGAGATTAGGTTCAATTGAAGGcggagaagaagatgacataCAGTTTCCTAGAAGCTCTTCATTGATAAGTCAAACGAATGAAGGCGGCTGGAAACAAGAGGGTCAACAGAATCTCAATAAAGGTCAGAcctttattaataattgatctGAGTAACACCCTAATTGCAATCTCATTTTGTGAATATCCtaaattataacttaaatattacaTAGTTAGAAAACTATAACTTTATGATGGTTTTCATTAGGTAACCAAGAAAAACAACTTGAAAGTCGAAACATAAGATAAGTTTAGGTTGGAATATACGAATATGCGAAAACACGCAATCATATCCCATATAAAGTTCGATTATTGGTGTAGTAATCCAACCATTTATTCTTATTCTAGGGAATTTTAGAAACTTGAAACTTTCATATGTAGACCACTTGGTGCATAAACTCTAGGAAACTTGAGCAGCTTGTCTCCTCCAACCTCTTCCCACCTGCAATTCAAACTCAATAAATTTGTCTCATTTAAAAGAAGCTATCTTGATTTGTCTTAAATACCTGTACTGAGTTACAAAGTAGTGAAGGAATGTAGAAATCTCAGCTATTCCCAGTTCCTTCCCCGGACACAACCTGGTTCCACCCCCAAACAGCAAGAAGTTGTTCTGGTATTCCAggtttttgttcttcttctgcTCCCCATCCTGCGTTTTCCATTCAACCGTATAAGAATTTACAGTCGAGGATAGAGCTGACTCATGTGTATTATAATTGTAATTACCTGCATCCATCTCCAAGGGTTGTAGGTAAGTGGATCGGGATACATAGATGTGTCATAGTTGATCTCTCTTAAGTAAACGTATATTCTCCATCCTTTTGGGATCCGATATCCTAGTCCAAACAAACAGttaatttatagtttgaaaaaagaaaaagaaaacagagGTGGTTAGATGTTTGGCTGACCGTTGAGTTCAATGTCTTTAGTAGCTTTCCTTAAGATTCCATTCACCACTGTGGCTAATCTCGAGGTTTCCAAGATCACCTATAGTAGAATGAATATCAGCAACTCCTGAAATATAATAAGATTCACGAGTTTCATAATTATTACTTACAGCCCGAGTAAACAGCATTTGCTTGTAATCCTCCCAGGTGATTGGATCCTCCGGCCTTTTCTTCGCCCTGATTTCATCATGTTCCTTCTGAAGTAAGAAAGAAAAGCTAAGGacgtttttcttttctttttcacatTGAAGAAGAAACCGTGACTTAAACTCACTCTTAATTCTTCGAGTACATGAGGGTGGTCATTGAGAAATTTAACACTCATCATAGTTGTGGTTGAGATAGTCTCATATCCAGAGTAAACTATAGTGATCATTTGATCAATTATCTGTTCATCACTTAGCTCATAATGTTTAtcttctccaccaccaccattcATCATCATTTGAAGCATGTCATGGTGGGATTCTTCCGAATTTCTTCTCTGTTTTATCATCCGTTCCAATATCCTCACAATATTCTTCCTCGCCTGTCATCATATACATCTCTCATTAGCAACTGAAAGGTAAACAAAAGTGAGAGAACGACGTATTCACCTGAAAACCACGTCGATACGACGTTCCGGGAAGATTGATGGGCAGGGAAATCGTCCCCGAGACCAACTTAAAGAACTCGGGCATAAATTCTGATTGAATCAATTCAGATTGAGTACCCAAAATTTGACTAAGTGCAGATAGAAGTGCCATCTGAAAAAATGAACATTATTACTAGagtttttttgttgttgtgatTTATAGGTAGgttatatataagtatataaccTCTTTGGTCTTTTGTTGAATGTCGACGATGACAAAGACATTGTTAGTACCACAACCCCAATGGGTTGTTAAATGGGATCTCATGAAATGATCAATTTTGGATAAGAGATGATCTTTGATAATTGAAGTAGAAACAAGAGACAAAAGTGCTCCTCTAATGTACTTATGTGTAGAACCATGAACAGCTGCAATGTTGTGTTTTCCTAGGATATCCAACATTGATTTTGGATAACCAGGAACCATACCTTTTCCCTCATTCATAAGGATGTATCTGTTCATATCTGGATCCACTGATACGACTGTTGGCGACCCTAATAGGTGTGACGTGAAAAAACTCCCATATCTTCCACAAATTCATTCATTATAACAAAGTTTgtcacaattttattaaattttactaccaataatacaacaaaaataatttgaattaccTCGATGCATGTTGTTTCATGAAGTC from Impatiens glandulifera chromosome 5, dImpGla2.1, whole genome shotgun sequence includes:
- the LOC124939606 gene encoding uncharacterized protein LOC124939606, with amino-acid sequence MMIFDIILQAVVILVSVFMFLWMQNIPQDLFQKFCERRARSGIQAKRHFVLGAQLLDKARSEKDSSSISSLANSAAEEADKAIALDPRDAAPHILKALALDLQGFRSSAIDALDVALSSMTKKSLSTEERGDALLKRAELRVGLSQASGGGGGNIDSAISDLVESVKLNSKNAKAHLILGQCYEKKDLVDKARNAYEEALRIDPRVKEASARLNSM